Proteins found in one Micropterus dolomieu isolate WLL.071019.BEF.003 ecotype Adirondacks linkage group LG10, ASM2129224v1, whole genome shotgun sequence genomic segment:
- the LOC123978375 gene encoding uncharacterized protein LOC123978375: protein EFKWISLFLTAVLQFTAAAEKLPLSFTVRVGDEVTLPCKNLIASQQNCEYTTWVFTHSNNTAAVVPVLLGQIGEDALSKSDRLSVTETCSLFIKKVTVEDVGYYFCHQYISEEHGPDSLVYLSVVTMTERKDADEVTLNCSVSTYGECEHTVKWLYEGKDVDKDMKTSQSGCYATVSFLDSHFSSKSNLKCEVSDIFSGNVQLFTFSPQSSGEKTARTDRSALDYIMLVMRVAELLLITVITVLLIRARGARR from the exons gagttcaaatggatttctttatttcttacagcggtgcttcagtttacag cagcagcagaaaaacttcccctctccttcactgtcagagttggagatgaaGTCACTTTGCCTTGTAAAAATTTAATAGCCAGTCAGCAAAATTGTGAATATACTACATGGGTCTTCACTCATTcaaacaacacagcagcagtagtGCCGGTTTTACTTGGGCAGATTGGTGAAGATGCTCTatctaaatcagacagactgagtgttacagagaCCTGTTCTCTGTTTATAAAGAAGGTCACGGTCGAGGATGTTGGTTACTACTTTTGTCATCAGTACATATCAGAAGAACATGGTCCGGACTCTCTGgtttatctgtctgttgttacca tgactgaacGTAAGGACGCTGATGAGGTGACGTTAAACTGCTCTGTGTCGACGTATGGAGAGTGTgaacacacagtgaagtggctgtatgagggtaaagatgtggacaaagacatgaagacatcacagtCTGGCTGCTACGCCACTGTGTCTTTCCTGGATTCTCATTTTAGTTCAAAGTCTAACTTGAAGTGTGAAGTATCAGATATTTTCTCCGGAAACgtgcagctgttcaccttcagccctcagtcctcaggtgagaaaacag CTCGTACAGATCGTTCTGCTCTGGACTACATAATGTTGGTTATGCGTGTGGCTGAACTCCTCCTAATTACTGTGATTACTGTTCTTCTCATCAGAGCTCGAG GAGCAAGACGATGA
- the LOC123978262 gene encoding uncharacterized protein LOC123978262, which produces MNVTLKRVRNPFKWISLFLPAVLQFTAAAEKLPLSFTVRVGDEVTLPCENVIDGQQECEYTRWIFIDSGNTTTVRLAKLGQIIENAKSKSDRLSVTENCSLVIKKVTVEDVGRYDCQQFISGKQISDSQVHLSVIIMTERKVADKVTLWCSVLKYEQSCSHTVKWLYEGKDVDKDNKDMKTSQSVCYAAVSFLDSHFSYKSKSNLKCEVTDGYSGKVQLFTFSPQSSGEKTGENMLSCSR; this is translated from the exons ATGAACGTGACTCTGAAGAGAGTTCGCaatccg ttcaaatggatttctttatttcttccagcggtgcttcagtttacag cagcagctgaaaaacttcccctctccttcactgtcagagttggagatgaagtcactttgccttgtgaaaatgtgatagacGGTCAGCAAGAATGTGAATATACTAGATGGATCTTCATTGATTCAGGAAACACAACAACAGTACGGCTGGCTAAACTTGGGCAGATTATTGAAAACGCCAAatctaaatcagacagactgagtgttacagagaactgttctctggttataaaGAAGGTCACAGTCGAGGATGTTGGTCGTTATGACTGTCAGCAGTTCATATCAGGAAAACAAATTTCAGACTCTCAGGttcatctgtctgttattatca tgactgaacGTAAGGTCGCTGATAAGGTGACATTGTGGTGCTCTGTGTTGAAATATGAACAGTCCTGTAGTCACACAGTGAAGTGGCTGTATGAGGGTAAAGATGTGGACAAAgataacaaagacatgaagacatcacagtCTGTCTGCTACGCCGCTGTGTCTTTCCTGGATTCTCATTTTAGTTACAAATCAAAGTCTAACttgaagtgtgaagtgacagatggttactctggaaaagtgcagctgttcaccttcagccctcagtcctcaggtgagaaaacaggtgagaatatGCTGAGCTGTTCAAGATGa